The following are encoded in a window of Procambarus clarkii isolate CNS0578487 chromosome 33, FALCON_Pclarkii_2.0, whole genome shotgun sequence genomic DNA:
- the LOC123765237 gene encoding uncharacterized protein isoform X3 produces MKLLVVLALVWSCSAQFVPYIAPYPFAQQYRAQDILGQSTFGYYGINQNRHETRLADGSVVGHYSYIGADGKPAVTFYEAGAGRGYRVRSNVLPEAEQVELSAPVHTLEGPNPVEDTPEVVKARAEFKELYNEAKLRGKRQVAFYSYPTAAVNVPKYETDDSKVAAYQVPGSSPFFYSYPINPITPYASYPFAYPGFPFFVNPLAPKTEEKKPEVEPEVEPEAVVEARRRRREAQFAPVPLVYSSVPVANYAKFKTQKYEAVESDTPADTTKIELKTKEYKVPALPYTYPFNYAYTAFQPYSAVAPVSTDKATKYIAGNPAFLPYSAAFPYFRPYTVVAAPVKN; encoded by the coding sequence GTTGTTTTGGCACTTGTTTGGAGCTGCAGTGCGCAGTTCGTGCCATACATTGCGCCATATCCCTTTGCGCAACAGTACCGCGCCCAAGATATCTTAGGTCAGTCCACCTTTGGCTACTACGGCATCAACCAGAATCGCCATGAGACCCGCCTGGCTGATGGCAGTGTTGTCGGTCACTACTCCTACATCGGCGCCGACGGTAAGCCAGCTGTGACCTTCTACGAGGCTGGAGCAGGCCGAGGCTACCGCGTCAGATCCAACGTTCTTCCAGAGGCTGAGCAAGTGGAGCTTAGCGCCCCCGTGCACACCCTGGAGGGCCCCAACCCCGTCGAAGATACCCCTGAGGTAGTTAAAGCTCGGGCAGAATTCAAGGAGCTGTACAATGAGGCTAAGCTTCGCGGGAAACGTCAAGTGGCCTTCTATAGCTACCCAACAGCAGCCGTCAATGTCCCCAAATATGAAACAGATGATTCAAAAGTCGCTGCTTATCAAGTCCCTGGTTCAAGCCCCTTTTTCTACTCGTACCCAATAAACCCCATTACCCCTTATGCCTCTTATCCATTCGCTTACCCTGGCTTCCCTTTCTTTGTAAACCCACTGGCACCCAAGACTGAGGAGAAGAAGCCTGAGGTTGAGCCTGAGGTTGAGCCTGAGGCAGTCGTGGAagctcgtcgtcgtcgtcgtgaggCACAGTTCGCTCCCGTCCCTCTCGTGTATTCTTCGGTGCCCGTTGCCAACTACGCCAAGTTCAAGACCCAAAAATACGAAGCGGTTGAGTCTGACACCCCAGCCGACACCACCAAGATCGAGCTAAAGACCAAGGAATACAAGGTCCCCGCCTTGCCCTACACCTATCCATTCAACTATGCATACACTGCCTTCCAGCCATACTCTGCAGTGGCTCCAGTGTCCACAGACAAGGCCACTAAGTATATCGCTGGCAACCCTGCCTTCCTGCCCTACTCCGCTGCCTTCCCTTACTTCAGACCTTACACTGTAGTCGCTGCTCCTGTAAAGAACTAA
- the LOC123765237 gene encoding uncharacterized protein isoform X2 encodes MKFLVVLALVWSCSAQFVPYIAPYPFAQQYRAQDILGQSTFGYYGINQNRHETRLADGSVVGHYSYIGADGKPAVTFYEAGAGRGYRVRSNVLPEAEQVELSAPVHTLEGPNPVEDTPEVVKARAEFKELYNEAKLRGKRQVAFYSYPTAAVNVPKYETDDSKVAAYQVPGSSPFFYSYPINPITPYASYPFAYPGFPFFVNPLAPKTEEKKPEVEPEVEPEAVVEARRRRREAQFAPVPLVYSSVPVANYAKFKTQKYEAVESDTPADTTKIELKTKEYKVPALPYTYPFNYAYTAFQPYSAVAPVSTDKATKYIAGNPAFLPYSAAFPYFRPYTVVAAPVKN; translated from the exons ATGAAGTTCCTG GTTGTTTTGGCACTTGTTTGGAGCTGCAGTGCGCAGTTCGTGCCATACATTGCGCCATATCCCTTTGCGCAACAGTACCGCGCCCAAGATATCTTAGGTCAGTCCACCTTTGGCTACTACGGCATCAACCAGAATCGCCATGAGACCCGCCTGGCTGATGGCAGTGTTGTCGGTCACTACTCCTACATCGGCGCCGACGGTAAGCCAGCTGTGACCTTCTACGAGGCTGGAGCAGGCCGAGGCTACCGCGTCAGATCCAACGTTCTTCCAGAGGCTGAGCAAGTGGAGCTTAGCGCCCCCGTGCACACCCTGGAGGGCCCCAACCCCGTCGAAGATACCCCTGAGGTAGTTAAAGCTCGGGCAGAATTCAAGGAGCTGTACAATGAGGCTAAGCTTCGCGGGAAACGTCAAGTGGCCTTCTATAGCTACCCAACAGCAGCCGTCAATGTCCCCAAATATGAAACAGATGATTCAAAAGTCGCTGCTTATCAAGTCCCTGGTTCAAGCCCCTTTTTCTACTCGTACCCAATAAACCCCATTACCCCTTATGCCTCTTATCCATTCGCTTACCCTGGCTTCCCTTTCTTTGTAAACCCACTGGCACCCAAGACTGAGGAGAAGAAGCCTGAGGTTGAGCCTGAGGTTGAGCCTGAGGCAGTCGTGGAagctcgtcgtcgtcgtcgtgaggCACAGTTCGCTCCCGTCCCTCTCGTGTATTCTTCGGTGCCCGTTGCCAACTACGCCAAGTTCAAGACCCAAAAATACGAAGCGGTTGAGTCTGACACCCCAGCCGACACCACCAAGATCGAGCTAAAGACCAAGGAATACAAGGTCCCCGCCTTGCCCTACACCTATCCATTCAACTATGCATACACTGCCTTCCAGCCATACTCTGCAGTGGCTCCAGTGTCCACAGACAAGGCCACTAAGTATATCGCTGGCAACCCTGCCTTCCTGCCCTACTCCGCTGCCTTCCCTTACTTCAGACCTTACACTGTAGTCGCTGCTCCTGTAAAGAACTAA